One genomic segment of Desulforamulus reducens MI-1 includes these proteins:
- a CDS encoding PAS domain-containing hybrid sensor histidine kinase/response regulator, producing MREKLVELLTRREDDIIQRLIDYAKAGGFTRYSSTRRGDWRLSVHEIIHALTYYLKSYDNDQIYVEEQVGEDSVTHFGIESAKLHRARGITLKMFLGLFKYYRRAYLDMVIESNLTNQEKKQAEEAMNTFFDRFEIGFCSEWVGEGPESRLAELQSINRKLTNEKNKLWTIFESMTECVFVVDSNMKITEINAAAAAYFQVNPEEVLGLNCSELMGCECREEDCHLFHAMKSGGCYKDVELEIKTQKGRRRILTSGSFLHDISGKYAGGVQVFADITERNLMEQSLRLHMHANNSSVESVSIFDIGGNLTYANPAAEDLFGMDGSQLLGLGIEQAYQGGEMVLLSLIRGKSWKGEVSQNGKILYIHANPIRLPKGNIIGFYVSARDITAHKATQLKLQQAREETEREAAKLRAIISIMNAAIALVDAEGIITEINEQCLTITGKVREDLIGKKLESLHNGKILEKIQKMIANFRLNRNSSPVTITRRVGGMDVIMNIQPVYRDKTYDGVLLMVVDVTEVAKAKRQAEQALLVAEKASKAKSEFLANMSHEIRTPMNGILGFAEVLIQQELSPQQQESVKIIQQCGEQLMDLINDILDLSKIESGKLVMEETSFSLRKLIHEAVNVIESKFLEQNVEMKIDIEQNLHDQLKGDPTRIRQVLYNLISNAAKFTHQGYVKISVAEESISGADHQIKLRFCIEDTGIGIPKEKLKLIFDAFTQADGSTTRKYGGTGLGLTICKSLTQLMGGEINVESQVNKGSIFSFYIPVNKVEISEEEKLMESEMMQGKNGTVLVVEDDWTTKQLISNYLEKVGYSVITTQQGKQAITLAKIYRPDVMILDILLPDLTGWEILKRIKTYEETKDIPIVVCSVMPEKEQAFSLGAVDFIEKPISEKVLISRLGKLISGKKKDDTHIVLIDDEEATLQFLKKIIENEGYRTHTFARAGDAFYYLMQGGAVHAILLDLLMPGMNGFEFLESLRLKPEFRDIPVIINTAKDLTQKDYQKLNLKCEKILNKSLVHPHDLLEELSEILKGVTGCSKTQGGIERIKILLVEDNHFNQRLVTHMLSDDYSIVEVENGVQALEILEEQKFDLVLMDMQMPVMDGYETTRLIRKQNKYKNLPIIALTAYAMKGDSEKCMAAGCNGYLAKPVKRDQLIKTIKQQFVLSTGTPQKIRIRDKGIESLVPWYLQDIGREMEKLKNAAKICDFNAVRYIGHGLKGSGGAYGFPEFSASGAEIERAALDEDVVLVKMRVNQLRELYTKVLEEELSNTKE from the coding sequence GTGAGAGAAAAGCTGGTTGAATTACTCACCCGCAGGGAAGATGATATCATACAACGACTAATTGACTATGCTAAAGCAGGCGGGTTTACCAGATATAGTTCCACACGCCGAGGAGATTGGCGTCTGTCAGTGCATGAAATCATTCATGCATTGACATATTACCTAAAAAGTTATGACAATGATCAAATTTATGTGGAAGAGCAGGTAGGGGAAGATTCAGTAACTCATTTTGGAATAGAAAGCGCAAAACTGCACCGGGCCAGGGGAATTACCCTAAAGATGTTCTTGGGACTCTTTAAATACTACCGCCGAGCATACTTGGATATGGTTATTGAAAGCAATTTAACAAACCAGGAGAAAAAACAAGCTGAAGAAGCAATGAATACCTTTTTTGATCGTTTTGAGATCGGTTTTTGCAGTGAATGGGTAGGTGAAGGACCGGAATCAAGACTTGCTGAATTGCAGTCAATTAATAGAAAGTTAACCAATGAGAAAAATAAATTATGGACTATCTTTGAAAGTATGACGGAGTGTGTCTTTGTCGTTGACTCTAATATGAAGATCACTGAAATAAATGCTGCAGCTGCAGCTTATTTTCAAGTCAACCCAGAGGAGGTATTGGGCCTAAACTGTTCTGAGTTAATGGGTTGTGAATGTAGAGAAGAGGATTGTCATCTTTTTCATGCTATGAAAAGTGGCGGTTGTTATAAAGATGTGGAACTGGAAATTAAGACACAAAAAGGGCGAAGGCGTATCTTAACCAGTGGTTCTTTTCTTCATGATATTAGTGGAAAATATGCCGGAGGGGTTCAGGTTTTTGCCGATATTACAGAGCGCAATCTAATGGAACAATCCCTTCGTTTACACATGCATGCCAATAATAGTTCCGTTGAATCTGTCAGTATATTTGACATTGGCGGTAATTTAACCTATGCCAACCCTGCGGCGGAAGATTTGTTTGGTATGGATGGTAGCCAGTTGCTGGGCCTGGGCATTGAACAGGCCTACCAGGGTGGGGAAATGGTACTTTTATCTTTAATTCGTGGTAAATCCTGGAAGGGAGAAGTGAGCCAGAACGGCAAGATACTATATATTCATGCCAATCCCATAAGATTACCCAAGGGGAATATTATCGGTTTTTATGTTTCTGCCAGAGATATTACCGCCCATAAGGCAACCCAGTTAAAATTACAGCAGGCCAGAGAAGAGACCGAAAGGGAAGCTGCCAAACTAAGAGCAATTATCTCTATAATGAATGCGGCCATTGCACTGGTGGATGCAGAGGGTATTATTACTGAAATAAATGAACAATGCCTGACTATAACAGGAAAAGTCAGAGAGGACCTGATTGGCAAGAAGCTTGAGAGTCTCCACAACGGTAAAATCCTTGAAAAAATTCAGAAGATGATTGCAAATTTTCGCCTCAACCGTAATTCTTCTCCGGTCACCATAACACGGAGGGTTGGGGGAATGGATGTTATTATGAACATCCAGCCGGTTTACCGTGATAAAACATACGATGGTGTATTATTGATGGTGGTGGATGTAACGGAAGTGGCTAAGGCCAAAAGGCAGGCTGAACAGGCCCTTCTAGTGGCGGAAAAGGCCAGCAAAGCGAAATCAGAATTCTTGGCCAACATGAGTCATGAGATAAGGACTCCCATGAATGGTATCCTGGGATTTGCAGAGGTGTTAATACAACAAGAATTAAGTCCCCAACAACAGGAAAGTGTTAAAATCATCCAACAATGTGGCGAGCAACTAATGGATCTCATTAATGATATTTTAGATCTCTCTAAAATAGAGTCGGGTAAATTAGTTATGGAAGAAACGAGTTTTAGTTTGCGCAAACTGATCCATGAGGCAGTTAATGTGATTGAAAGCAAATTTTTGGAGCAAAATGTAGAAATGAAGATTGATATAGAACAAAATCTTCATGATCAGCTTAAAGGAGATCCCACCCGGATAAGACAGGTTTTATACAACCTAATTTCCAATGCGGCGAAATTTACTCATCAAGGATATGTGAAAATTTCAGTGGCAGAGGAATCAATAAGTGGTGCTGATCACCAAATAAAGTTAAGGTTTTGTATAGAAGATACAGGAATAGGGATACCTAAGGAAAAGTTAAAGTTAATTTTTGATGCCTTTACCCAAGCAGATGGTTCCACAACCCGTAAGTACGGGGGTACAGGTCTGGGTTTAACCATATGTAAAAGCCTTACCCAATTAATGGGTGGAGAGATAAATGTAGAAAGTCAAGTAAACAAAGGTTCAATCTTCTCTTTCTATATTCCTGTCAACAAGGTTGAAATAAGTGAAGAAGAAAAGTTAATGGAATCAGAAATGATGCAGGGCAAAAATGGAACTGTTTTGGTGGTAGAGGATGATTGGACTACAAAGCAATTGATTTCGAACTATTTGGAAAAGGTAGGCTATTCGGTAATAACTACCCAACAAGGAAAACAGGCCATAACCTTAGCCAAAATATATCGACCAGATGTAATGATTCTTGATATTTTGTTGCCTGATCTAACAGGTTGGGAAATTCTAAAAAGGATTAAAACCTATGAAGAAACTAAGGATATTCCCATTGTTGTATGTTCTGTGATGCCAGAAAAAGAACAGGCCTTTTCTCTGGGAGCGGTGGATTTCATTGAAAAGCCTATTTCAGAAAAAGTATTAATTTCTCGTTTAGGAAAACTCATCTCGGGCAAAAAAAAGGATGATACTCATATTGTATTGATTGATGATGAAGAAGCTACTTTGCAATTCCTGAAGAAGATAATAGAAAATGAAGGATATAGAACGCACACCTTTGCTAGGGCAGGGGACGCATTTTATTACCTAATGCAAGGTGGTGCAGTCCATGCAATACTATTAGATCTCTTAATGCCGGGTATGAATGGCTTCGAATTTTTGGAAAGCCTGCGGCTGAAGCCAGAGTTTAGGGACATACCTGTAATAATCAATACAGCAAAGGATCTAACTCAGAAAGATTATCAAAAACTAAACCTTAAGTGTGAGAAGATATTAAACAAGAGTTTAGTACATCCCCATGATTTGTTAGAAGAATTATCGGAAATTCTAAAGGGGGTTACTGGTTGTTCAAAGACTCAAGGGGGAATTGAGCGGATTAAGATACTATTGGTTGAGGATAACCACTTTAATCAACGATTGGTGACACATATGCTGTCTGATGATTATTCAATAGTGGAGGTCGAGAATGGTGTGCAGGCCTTGGAGATACTGGAAGAGCAAAAATTTGACCTAGTATTAATGGATATGCAAATGCCAGTGATGGATGGCTATGAAACCACTCGTCTGATTCGCAAACAAAATAAATATAAGAATTTACCCATTATTGCTCTAACAGCCTATGCTATGAAAGGGGACTCGGAAAAATGTATGGCAGCGGGATGCAACGGTTATCTTGCAAAACCCGTTAAGCGAGACCAATTAATAAAAACGATAAAACAGCAGTTTGTTTTATCAACTGGTACTCCTCAAAAAATTAGAATTAGAGATAAAGGAATAGAATCTCTGGTTCCCTGGTACCTACAGGATATAGGGAGGGAAATGGAAAAATTAAAGAATGCTGCGAAAATATGTGATTTTAATGCAGTTCGTTATATTGGGCATGGCTTAAAGGGTTCAGGAGGAGCTTATGGTTTCCCAGAGTTTTCGGCCAGTGGGGCGGAAATTGAACGTGCTGCTCTGGATGAAGATGTGGTCTTAGTAAAAATGAGGGTCAATCAATTACGAGAGTTATATACAAAGGTACTGGAAGAGGAACTTTCAAATACGAAAGAATAG
- a CDS encoding SIR2 family protein: protein MTKVYVLGAGAGAAYTGSYLGETSPVAKNFFQKAMRVLNIHQIRDRHYEDQDLTFDHIFNFIERLWGVTKDKVKNSNLDMEEVLTLLNIEIEEDEPGRERLLQAYEEYLLLMALTFDKILYGDPCPDHNKISESLDYGDIIISFNYELLMDYALKRANPQRGLWCIQDGYGMPCRHLGGSFSADSFKQQKNNTPGNAKVKLLKLHGSLNWLYCPRCGQVYVYEHNDALGHNVIINGMANMIKCTTQRCCNKLSRVIIPPTLMKNYQSIPFIPDLWHQARKALQQASEIIVIGYSFPTTDFRSNWMFRKAMVDNKVLKKVTIIDTAEGYQLESLLNKHKSIFGVSNIDFFPNLRSFTQTL, encoded by the coding sequence GTGACCAAAGTATATGTGTTGGGGGCCGGTGCTGGAGCAGCCTATACAGGTTCATATCTAGGGGAAACAAGCCCGGTGGCTAAAAATTTTTTTCAAAAAGCCATGCGGGTTCTTAATATTCATCAAATTAGGGACAGACATTATGAAGATCAAGATTTAACCTTTGATCATATTTTTAATTTTATTGAAAGACTCTGGGGTGTTACTAAGGATAAAGTAAAGAACTCTAACCTGGATATGGAAGAAGTCTTGACCCTGCTCAATATTGAGATAGAAGAAGACGAACCAGGGCGGGAAAGGCTATTACAAGCCTATGAAGAATATCTACTGCTTATGGCACTAACCTTTGATAAAATTCTCTATGGGGATCCTTGCCCCGATCATAACAAAATTTCAGAGTCTTTGGACTACGGAGATATTATCATTTCTTTTAACTATGAATTATTAATGGACTACGCGCTAAAGAGGGCTAACCCCCAAAGGGGCCTCTGGTGTATACAAGATGGTTACGGTATGCCATGCCGGCATTTAGGAGGTAGTTTTTCTGCGGACAGTTTTAAACAACAGAAAAATAACACTCCGGGCAATGCTAAAGTAAAACTCCTCAAACTTCATGGTTCCTTAAATTGGCTATATTGCCCCCGGTGCGGCCAGGTATATGTCTATGAGCACAATGATGCCCTTGGACATAATGTAATCATAAATGGGATGGCAAATATGATTAAGTGTACAACGCAACGCTGTTGTAACAAACTAAGCAGGGTGATCATACCACCAACTTTGATGAAGAATTATCAGTCCATTCCTTTCATACCGGACCTGTGGCATCAGGCCCGTAAGGCTTTACAACAAGCATCCGAAATTATTGTTATTGGGTACTCATTTCCCACAACGGATTTCCGATCTAACTGGATGTTTCGCAAAGCGATGGTGGATAACAAAGTGTTAAAGAAAGTTACCATTATCGATACTGCTGAAGGATATCAATTGGAATCTTTACTGAATAAACATAAAAGTATCTTCGGTGTGAGTAATATTGATTTTTTTCCTAATCTGAGGTCATTCACACAGACACTGTAA
- the eam gene encoding glutamate 2,3-aminomutase, with translation MSVHLKQEEFRLRQEKRKIALKRAKELKARITDYLENKDQIKNGFEVQEQYNRAKQTLLNFFNADNEQWENWHWQMANRIKDVKVISQLIDLSPAEKEAIEKVGRQYRWAVSPYYMALAMVSGSGGPVWLQAIPCIEEVKDRYGVEDPMGEEYTSPVEGVTRRYPDRLIINVTNQCAMYCRHCQRRRNIGEIDVHKSRKVLEGALQYIRENKEIRDVLITGGDALLLSDRQIEWLLTELDNIPHVEIKRLGTRTPVTMPQRITPELCKILENHPPIYINTQFNHPLEVTPEAKKACDMLVKAGVVLGNQAVLLKNINNQPDVMKRLNQSLLTIRVRPYYIFHAKAVKGTRHFITGVDDGIAIMEQLRGYTSGLAVPTYIINAPNGYGKTPVLPQYIIENKNDQVTLRTWEKRIIPYNISGKH, from the coding sequence ATGTCTGTTCATTTAAAGCAAGAAGAGTTCCGGCTAAGACAAGAAAAACGAAAAATTGCTCTAAAAAGGGCAAAGGAGTTAAAAGCTCGTATCACTGATTATCTTGAGAACAAGGATCAAATTAAAAATGGTTTTGAGGTGCAAGAACAGTACAATCGGGCAAAACAAACTTTACTAAATTTTTTTAATGCAGATAATGAGCAGTGGGAAAATTGGCACTGGCAAATGGCAAATCGTATTAAAGATGTTAAAGTAATAAGCCAGTTAATAGATCTTTCCCCGGCTGAAAAAGAGGCCATTGAAAAAGTGGGGCGCCAGTACCGTTGGGCGGTATCACCCTATTATATGGCTCTGGCAATGGTAAGTGGTTCCGGTGGCCCTGTTTGGTTACAGGCTATACCCTGTATAGAAGAAGTAAAGGATCGTTACGGTGTAGAAGATCCCATGGGAGAAGAATACACTTCACCTGTGGAAGGGGTAACAAGACGCTACCCAGACCGTTTGATTATTAATGTAACAAATCAATGTGCTATGTATTGTCGCCACTGCCAACGACGTAGAAATATCGGGGAAATTGATGTTCACAAATCACGTAAGGTTTTAGAAGGTGCCCTGCAGTATATTAGGGAAAATAAGGAGATAAGGGATGTATTAATAACTGGTGGGGATGCTTTATTGTTATCAGACCGACAAATTGAATGGCTGCTGACTGAATTAGATAATATTCCTCATGTGGAAATTAAGAGATTGGGAACACGTACTCCGGTTACTATGCCCCAAAGAATTACACCGGAGTTATGTAAGATTTTAGAGAACCATCCACCGATTTATATCAACACCCAGTTTAATCATCCTTTGGAAGTTACACCAGAAGCAAAAAAGGCCTGTGATATGTTGGTAAAAGCAGGTGTTGTTCTAGGTAATCAAGCTGTACTACTAAAAAATATAAATAACCAACCGGATGTTATGAAGAGGTTAAACCAAAGTCTCCTAACCATTCGAGTTCGCCCTTACTATATATTCCATGCTAAAGCCGTAAAAGGAACCAGACATTTTATCACTGGAGTAGATGACGGCATTGCTATTATGGAACAATTAAGAGGCTATACCTCAGGACTTGCTGTTCCTACGTATATCATTAATGCCCCCAATGGTTATGGTAAAACTCCTGTACTTCCCCAGTATATTATTGAGAATAAAAATGATCAAGTTACCCTTAGAACCTGGGAAAAGAGGATTATTCCCTATAATATTAGCGGAAAACATTAG
- a CDS encoding GntR family transcriptional regulator, producing the protein MSNNDVHLARYITIAADIAEKIVRGEYQEGQKVFGRSTLAGKYSVSPETIRRALTLLQEVGIVDVAPGIGVVVKSVAEAQNYLHDFDQRLVLAGIHEKLHQLVKERDRLNNEISKLMEELLQHTYQLESRLNKIEEWKVLTDSPLVGKMLAETELNDSRVLAILRKGQGDIIDPSPDSLILAGDILTIYGRLDTAAREGLVRL; encoded by the coding sequence TTGTCAAACAACGATGTACATTTAGCAAGGTACATTACCATTGCTGCAGATATAGCAGAGAAAATTGTACGGGGAGAATATCAGGAGGGGCAGAAGGTATTTGGGCGCTCTACCCTTGCGGGGAAATACAGTGTTTCTCCAGAAACCATTCGGCGTGCTCTCACATTATTACAGGAAGTTGGTATTGTTGATGTTGCGCCGGGTATCGGGGTGGTTGTTAAATCTGTTGCAGAAGCTCAAAATTACTTACATGATTTTGACCAACGATTAGTTCTTGCAGGTATCCATGAAAAGTTACATCAGTTAGTAAAGGAAAGAGACAGGCTAAATAATGAGATATCGAAACTGATGGAAGAATTGTTGCAACATACCTATCAACTGGAGAGTCGATTGAACAAAATTGAAGAATGGAAGGTCTTAACCGATTCTCCCTTGGTGGGGAAGATGTTGGCTGAAACTGAATTGAACGATAGTAGAGTATTGGCCATTCTACGTAAGGGGCAGGGAGATATTATTGATCCGTCGCCAGACAGTCTAATATTAGCAGGAGATATCCTCACGATTTATGGCCGCTTGGACACTGCAGCACGGGAAGGCTTAGTAAGGCTATAA
- the hydG gene encoding [FeFe] hydrogenase H-cluster radical SAM maturase HydG: MAINKAEIYNNQWEPADFINEEEINRLLEEGKKTSPARVREIIEKAREARGLTPEEVAILLQNDDQDLINFMFQVASEIKLKIYGKRLVLFAPLYVSDHCVNNCVYCGYRCDNKFNRRKLTQAEVEEEIKILESLGHKRLAVEAGEHPGECPIEYVLECLKTIYSIKFDNGSIRRCNVNIAATTIEEYKMLKDAGIGTYILFQETYHRETYKKMHPSGPKADYDWHTTAHDRAMMAGIDDVGLGPLFGLYDYKYEVMGLMFHALHMEERFGVGPHTISVPRIRPALGVNRENLPYLVNDEQFMKLVTIIRLAVPYTGMIISTRESPEYRDLLLNRGISQISAGSCTGVGGYKKELERKARLASGSNNCGCGEEDSPQFMVDDHRSPDEVLRNICQSGWLPSYCTACYRKGRTGDRFMTLAKSGEIQNVCQPNAILTFKEYLLDYASPETKAVGEETIRQHLGEIKNEQVRKITEERLKQIEAGERDLYF; encoded by the coding sequence GTGGCAATAAATAAGGCTGAAATTTATAATAACCAATGGGAACCGGCAGATTTTATTAATGAGGAAGAAATCAACCGTTTATTGGAAGAAGGCAAAAAGACTTCTCCTGCTAGAGTGCGGGAAATCATTGAGAAGGCCAGAGAGGCCCGGGGGCTAACACCAGAAGAAGTGGCTATTTTACTGCAAAATGATGACCAAGATTTAATTAATTTCATGTTTCAGGTTGCTAGCGAAATAAAGCTTAAAATCTATGGTAAGCGCTTGGTCTTGTTTGCTCCTTTATATGTTAGCGACCACTGTGTAAATAACTGCGTTTATTGTGGTTACCGTTGTGATAACAAATTTAATCGTCGTAAGCTGACCCAGGCAGAGGTGGAAGAGGAAATCAAGATTTTAGAATCCCTAGGTCACAAGAGATTGGCAGTGGAGGCCGGGGAACATCCAGGTGAATGTCCCATCGAGTATGTTTTGGAGTGTTTAAAAACCATCTACAGCATTAAGTTTGACAACGGTAGTATTCGTCGTTGCAACGTAAATATTGCGGCCACCACCATTGAGGAATACAAAATGTTAAAGGATGCTGGTATTGGAACCTATATTTTGTTCCAGGAAACCTATCATAGGGAAACCTATAAGAAAATGCATCCCAGTGGGCCCAAAGCAGATTACGACTGGCATACCACTGCCCATGACCGGGCTATGATGGCTGGTATTGATGATGTAGGGCTTGGTCCTCTGTTTGGTCTTTATGATTATAAATATGAAGTGATGGGTCTTATGTTCCACGCCCTTCATATGGAAGAACGTTTTGGAGTAGGGCCTCACACCATTTCAGTACCCCGTATTCGCCCTGCCTTGGGAGTAAATCGAGAAAACTTGCCCTATTTAGTAAATGATGAGCAATTTATGAAACTGGTTACCATTATTCGTCTGGCAGTTCCCTATACCGGCATGATTATTTCTACCCGAGAAAGTCCTGAATACAGGGATCTGTTGTTAAATCGAGGAATATCCCAAATTTCCGCCGGTTCCTGCACCGGGGTAGGAGGTTATAAGAAAGAATTAGAGCGTAAGGCACGCCTTGCCAGCGGTAGTAACAATTGTGGCTGTGGTGAAGAGGATAGCCCTCAATTCATGGTTGATGATCACCGCAGTCCTGATGAAGTTCTGCGCAATATTTGTCAATCCGGGTGGTTACCCAGTTATTGTACGGCCTGCTATCGCAAAGGTCGTACTGGTGACCGCTTTATGACTCTGGCTAAGAGTGGAGAAATTCAAAATGTTTGCCAGCCCAATGCTATTTTGACCTTTAAGGAATACTTATTGGACTATGCATCCCCCGAGACAAAGGCAGTGGGAGAAGAAACCATCCGTCAGCACCTGGGAGAAATTAAAAATGAGCAAGTTCGTAAGATAACAGAAGAAAGATTAAAACAAATTGAGGCAGGAGAAAGGGATCTTTATTTTTAA
- the hydE gene encoding [FeFe] hydrogenase H-cluster radical SAM maturase HydE: MQDNFFKALTKAAAGNELTRQDVITLLGALPGDEETKLFDMADQVRKKHFGDEVHLRGIIEFSNYCRNDCHYCGLRRSNKDIERYRIPIEEIVETAKYAAQLGYGTIVLQSGEDSRYSGEDLAEIIRQVKKVGNFAVTICVGERSREDYELMKKAGADRYLLKHETADSGLFTQLRPGTTLKERIKGLTWLKELGYQVGSGNIVGLPGQTMETLADDILLLRALDVEMAGIGPFIPHQQTPLRDSKTGDLALTLKTLAVARLILPQTHLPATTAVGTLHPDGRKMALRCGANVIMPNLSPASYREKYQIYPEKAGSKENADESHEKITSLVKEMGRRISTGQGHSPKDKFKDER; the protein is encoded by the coding sequence TTGCAAGATAATTTTTTTAAAGCTCTAACCAAAGCCGCCGCAGGAAACGAACTGACACGACAGGATGTTATCACCCTATTAGGTGCTTTGCCAGGGGATGAAGAAACCAAATTGTTTGACATGGCTGACCAAGTAAGAAAGAAACATTTTGGAGACGAGGTACACCTAAGAGGAATTATCGAATTCTCTAACTACTGCCGGAATGATTGCCACTACTGTGGGCTAAGGCGTAGTAATAAAGATATTGAAAGATATCGTATACCCATAGAGGAAATTGTTGAAACAGCTAAATACGCCGCTCAATTGGGATACGGTACCATTGTCTTGCAGTCAGGAGAAGACTCCCGTTACAGTGGGGAAGACTTGGCGGAGATAATACGCCAGGTTAAGAAAGTAGGTAATTTTGCTGTTACAATCTGCGTAGGGGAACGCAGCCGTGAAGATTATGAATTAATGAAAAAGGCAGGGGCAGATCGCTACCTATTAAAACATGAAACTGCAGATTCTGGTTTGTTTACCCAGCTCAGACCCGGTACTACACTCAAAGAAAGAATTAAAGGGTTAACTTGGCTGAAGGAATTAGGCTATCAAGTGGGTTCTGGAAATATCGTTGGGTTACCTGGCCAAACAATGGAAACCCTGGCAGATGATATTCTCTTACTAAGGGCCTTAGATGTTGAAATGGCCGGCATTGGGCCATTTATACCACACCAACAGACTCCCTTACGGGACAGCAAAACCGGTGATCTGGCACTGACCCTGAAAACCCTTGCTGTGGCACGACTGATACTGCCCCAAACACATTTGCCTGCCACCACAGCGGTGGGCACCTTACATCCGGATGGTCGAAAGATGGCCCTACGTTGTGGCGCCAATGTTATTATGCCTAATTTATCCCCTGCCAGTTATCGGGAAAAGTATCAAATTTATCCTGAAAAAGCCGGCAGCAAAGAGAATGCCGATGAGTCCCATGAAAAAATTACTTCATTGGTAAAAGAAATGGGAAGACGTATAAGTACAGGACAGGGTCATAGCCCAAAAGATAAATTTAAAGACGAAAGGTAG
- the hydF gene encoding [FeFe] hydrogenase H-cluster maturation GTPase HydF — translation MENTPRGNRLHIAIFGRRNAGKSSLINALTSQDIAVVSNIPGTTTDPVYKAMEILPVGPVVIIDTAGIDDSGDLGELRVKRSMDVLNKADMVLLVIDAGSGVTDYELKIARRCQEKKLPVVVVFNKIDAHHVTEQQIEEAKTQLAGPTVVVSALNGQGIGDLKIAIVNTAPATWDDQAIVGDLLNPGDTAVLVVPIDSAAPKGRLILPQVQTIRDILDHDAMAYVAKESELKECIANFIKKPKMVITDSQAFREVEKDTPEDILLTSFSILFARYKGDLETLVAGAKAIERLKPGDKVLISEACTHHRMEDDIGTVKIPRWLRQVVGGDLEFHWSSGHRFPEDLSDYKLVVHCGACMVNRREMLSRIMQVQQVGVPIVNYGVCIAFVMGILRRALSPFPTIQQMLNDKK, via the coding sequence ATGGAAAACACACCCCGGGGTAATAGACTACATATTGCGATTTTTGGTAGGCGCAATGCTGGTAAATCAAGTCTGATTAACGCCCTAACGAGCCAGGATATTGCAGTGGTTTCCAATATCCCAGGAACCACCACTGACCCGGTATACAAAGCAATGGAGATTTTACCAGTTGGACCGGTGGTGATCATTGATACGGCAGGGATTGACGATAGTGGTGATTTGGGAGAACTTAGGGTAAAACGGTCAATGGATGTGTTAAATAAAGCAGACATGGTTTTACTGGTTATTGACGCTGGAAGCGGGGTTACCGATTATGAGTTAAAGATTGCAAGACGCTGTCAGGAGAAAAAACTCCCGGTGGTTGTGGTCTTTAATAAGATTGATGCACACCATGTTACAGAGCAACAAATCGAGGAGGCAAAAACGCAGTTGGCAGGCCCGACAGTGGTGGTTAGTGCCCTTAATGGTCAGGGTATTGGCGATTTGAAAATTGCCATTGTTAATACTGCTCCGGCCACTTGGGATGACCAAGCCATTGTGGGGGACCTATTAAATCCCGGCGACACTGCGGTTTTGGTGGTACCCATTGACTCAGCTGCGCCGAAGGGCCGTTTGATTTTACCCCAGGTACAAACCATCAGGGATATTTTAGACCATGATGCAATGGCCTATGTAGCCAAAGAGAGCGAGTTAAAGGAATGTATAGCTAACTTTATAAAAAAGCCGAAAATGGTTATTACAGACTCCCAAGCCTTTAGGGAAGTTGAAAAAGATACCCCAGAGGACATTCTGCTTACTTCTTTCTCTATTCTTTTTGCCCGCTATAAGGGGGATCTAGAAACTCTGGTGGCAGGAGCCAAAGCCATAGAACGTTTAAAACCTGGCGATAAGGTACTGATTTCCGAGGCCTGTACCCATCACCGGATGGAAGATGATATCGGTACCGTGAAAATCCCTCGCTGGTTACGTCAGGTTGTAGGAGGAGATTTAGAATTCCACTGGAGCAGTGGCCACCGTTTCCCAGAGGATTTATCGGATTATAAACTGGTGGTACATTGCGGGGCCTGTATGGTCAACCGTCGAGAAATGCTTTCCCGTATTATGCAGGTCCAGCAGGTAGGGGTACCCATTGTTAATTACGGTGTCTGTATTGCCTTTGTAATGGGCATCCTGCGACGGGCCCTTTCACCCTTTCCGACCATACAACAAATGCTTAACGACAAAAAGTAA
- a CDS encoding TM1266 family iron-only hydrogenase system putative regulator, whose translation MLRRIGVVGIVIEDRAKAPEINSILSQYSGIIIGRMGIPHRERALSVISLIVEGTNDEIGAMTGKLGNIKGVQVKSALSTKY comes from the coding sequence ATGTTGCGTCGCATTGGGGTTGTAGGTATTGTCATAGAGGACAGGGCCAAAGCACCTGAAATCAATAGTATCCTCAGCCAGTACTCGGGAATTATCATAGGTCGTATGGGAATTCCCCATAGGGAAAGGGCCCTTTCAGTTATTTCTCTTATTGTTGAAGGGACCAATGATGAAATTGGTGCCATGACCGGTAAGTTAGGAAACATTAAAGGAGTTCAGGTCAAATCAGCCCTTAGTACAAAATACTAG